The proteins below come from a single Oerskovia jenensis genomic window:
- a CDS encoding sugar ABC transporter substrate-binding protein has product MQRRSTVAVTGTLLLALGLTACGGGDNSGGEATGDAASADHTGETLTVWIMEGTNPDGDAFFDEVTTAFKEETGADLQIEFQPWASAHDKFTTSIAGNTTPDVAELGTTWTGEFADVGALSDLTDRIKDAGLEEDLVPGLVESATLDGAQYGMPWYAGVRSVIYRKDLFEAAGIAIPTTWAELQAAAETLKAANPGLIPFPIAGDSQYGAMPFIWGAGGDLAVKDGDTWKSEINSADSVKGLEFYTGLATDAGLSTAAATTWKETDLLSNFEQGNVGMMISGSWTPGKILTDVPDMADKIGAFPIPGETDGLSDSFLGGSHLGVFAASEKQDLAWEFVEMMTTGEFAQEWGNQSGYFPGQTSLLEKVIEENDPLVAPFAQQMVEAGASVPVTPLYGQIQGKKTVETMLQSILSGSATVKEAADTAAADMNETFGS; this is encoded by the coding sequence ATGCAGCGACGCAGCACGGTGGCCGTCACGGGCACCCTCCTCCTGGCGCTCGGCCTCACCGCGTGTGGCGGCGGGGACAACAGCGGCGGCGAGGCCACGGGGGACGCAGCCTCCGCCGACCACACCGGCGAGACCCTCACCGTCTGGATCATGGAGGGCACCAACCCCGACGGGGACGCCTTCTTCGACGAGGTCACCACCGCGTTCAAGGAAGAGACCGGCGCCGACCTCCAGATCGAGTTCCAGCCGTGGGCCAGCGCGCACGACAAGTTCACGACCTCCATCGCGGGCAACACCACGCCGGACGTCGCCGAGCTCGGCACCACCTGGACCGGTGAGTTCGCCGACGTCGGCGCCCTGTCCGACCTGACCGACCGGATCAAGGACGCGGGCCTCGAGGAGGACCTCGTCCCCGGGCTCGTCGAGTCCGCGACGCTCGACGGCGCGCAGTACGGCATGCCCTGGTACGCCGGGGTGCGCTCGGTCATCTACCGCAAGGACCTCTTCGAGGCGGCCGGCATCGCGATCCCCACGACGTGGGCCGAGCTCCAGGCCGCGGCCGAGACGCTCAAGGCCGCGAACCCGGGTCTCATCCCCTTCCCGATCGCCGGTGACTCCCAGTACGGCGCCATGCCCTTCATCTGGGGCGCGGGCGGCGACCTGGCCGTCAAGGACGGCGACACCTGGAAGTCCGAGATCAACTCCGCGGACTCCGTCAAGGGCCTCGAGTTCTACACGGGTCTCGCGACCGACGCGGGTCTGTCGACCGCTGCGGCCACGACGTGGAAGGAGACCGACCTCCTGTCGAACTTCGAGCAGGGCAACGTCGGCATGATGATCTCCGGCAGCTGGACCCCGGGCAAGATCCTCACGGACGTCCCGGACATGGCCGACAAGATCGGCGCGTTCCCCATCCCGGGCGAGACCGACGGCCTGTCGGACTCGTTCCTGGGCGGCTCGCACCTGGGTGTCTTCGCGGCCAGCGAGAAGCAGGACCTCGCGTGGGAGTTCGTCGAGATGATGACGACCGGCGAGTTCGCGCAGGAGTGGGGCAACCAGTCCGGGTACTTCCCCGGCCAGACCTCGCTCCTCGAGAAGGTCATCGAGGAGAACGACCCGCTCGTCGCGCCGTTCGCCCAGCAGATGGTCGAGGCCGGCGCCTCGGTCCCGGTGACGCCGCTCTACGGCCAGATCCAGGGCAAGAAGACCGTCGAGACGATGCTGCAGTCGATCCTCTCGGGCAGCGCCACGGTCAAGGAGGCCGCGGACACCGCGGCCGCCGACATGAACGAGACCTTCGGGTCCTGA
- a CDS encoding carbohydrate ABC transporter permease, with translation MADLHQVPGASADKLTRRAPAPVSPSTPGRSTGRRGMHGALGHKSPLRPWLLLAPALGVLGILLLWPLARVVMISLQDYGLRQIASGESNYIGFDNYAAIFGDSFLWTVVLPNTIGFAVACVVLTVVLGTAVALFLNNLGTFWRTICSTAIMVAWAVPAITGTYVWIWIFDPLNGLVSSVLDSVGLIDPATTNWFTERLSFYAIATLNVVHHGFPFVAITVLAGLLTIPKELHEAAMMDGATPWRRFWTITAPILRPVFAVVTILSTIWDFKVFTQIYLMPGGNGGNKEVFNLGVWSYIQSFAQGKYGMGSAIAVLLTLILLGITVVYMRTLFKEEEL, from the coding sequence ATGGCAGATCTGCACCAGGTTCCCGGCGCGTCGGCCGACAAGCTGACGCGCCGGGCTCCGGCCCCGGTTTCTCCGTCCACCCCGGGCCGCAGCACGGGCCGGCGCGGCATGCACGGCGCGCTCGGCCACAAGTCTCCGCTGCGCCCCTGGCTGCTCCTGGCCCCCGCGCTCGGTGTCCTCGGCATCCTGCTCCTGTGGCCCCTGGCCCGCGTCGTGATGATCTCGCTGCAGGACTACGGCCTGCGGCAGATCGCCTCGGGCGAGTCGAACTACATCGGCTTCGACAACTACGCCGCGATCTTCGGTGACTCGTTCCTGTGGACCGTCGTCCTGCCCAACACGATCGGCTTCGCGGTCGCGTGCGTGGTGCTCACGGTGGTCCTCGGTACGGCGGTCGCGCTGTTCCTCAACAACCTCGGGACGTTCTGGCGCACGATCTGCTCGACGGCGATCATGGTCGCCTGGGCCGTCCCGGCCATCACCGGCACGTACGTGTGGATCTGGATCTTCGACCCGCTCAACGGTCTGGTCTCCTCGGTGCTCGACTCGGTCGGTCTGATCGACCCGGCGACCACGAACTGGTTCACCGAGCGCCTGAGCTTCTACGCGATCGCGACCCTCAACGTCGTGCACCACGGGTTCCCCTTCGTGGCGATCACGGTCCTCGCGGGCCTGCTGACGATCCCCAAGGAGCTGCACGAGGCCGCGATGATGGACGGCGCCACGCCCTGGCGCCGGTTCTGGACCATCACCGCGCCGATCCTGCGCCCCGTCTTCGCGGTCGTGACGATCCTGTCGACCATCTGGGACTTCAAGGTCTTCACCCAGATCTACCTGATGCCCGGCGGCAACGGCGGCAACAAGGAGGTCTTCAACCTCGGCGTGTGGTCGTACATCCAGTCCTTCGCGCAGGGCAAGTACGGGATGGGCTCGGCGATCGCCGTGCTGCTCACCCTGATCCTGCTCGGGATCACCGTCGTGTACATGCGCACCCTGTTCAAGGAGGAGGAGCTGTGA
- a CDS encoding carbohydrate ABC transporter permease: MRVKARKRPLPTAGKVVGIVALLAFALFPAYWMFSSAIDPEAATRGARLLPAGVTWDNFVTVIDDGGFGNYLRNSIVVAIGAVVFSSVLALLAAVAVSRFRFRFRKSILVLVLMVQMVPLEALVIPLFLQMRTLGMLNSLLGLTIVYIAFSLSFAIWMLRGFVAAVPVELEEAAYLDGASWGRMFWKILLPLVAPGVVATSVFSFITAWNEFIFALTFLQQSAKYTVPIGLQKFFGENTTDWGAVMAASTLITLPVIVFFVLVQRNLSSGLTAGSVKG; this comes from the coding sequence CTGCGCGTCAAGGCACGCAAGCGTCCCCTGCCCACCGCGGGCAAGGTCGTGGGCATCGTCGCGCTGCTCGCCTTCGCGCTGTTCCCGGCGTACTGGATGTTCTCCTCGGCGATCGACCCCGAGGCCGCGACCCGTGGCGCCCGGCTCCTTCCCGCAGGCGTCACGTGGGACAACTTCGTGACCGTGATCGACGACGGAGGGTTCGGCAACTACCTGCGCAACTCGATCGTCGTCGCGATCGGCGCGGTCGTGTTCTCGTCGGTGCTCGCGCTGCTCGCGGCCGTCGCGGTGAGCCGGTTCAGGTTCCGCTTCCGCAAGTCGATCCTCGTGCTCGTCCTCATGGTGCAGATGGTGCCCCTCGAGGCCCTCGTCATCCCGCTGTTCCTCCAGATGCGCACCCTCGGCATGCTCAACTCGCTCCTGGGTCTGACGATCGTCTACATCGCCTTCTCGCTGTCGTTCGCGATCTGGATGCTGCGCGGGTTCGTCGCGGCCGTCCCGGTCGAGCTCGAGGAGGCCGCGTACCTCGACGGCGCCTCGTGGGGCCGCATGTTCTGGAAGATCCTGCTGCCGCTCGTCGCCCCCGGCGTCGTCGCCACGAGCGTCTTCTCGTTCATCACCGCCTGGAACGAGTTCATCTTCGCCCTGACCTTCCTCCAGCAGTCGGCCAAGTACACCGTGCCGATCGGCCTGCAGAAGTTCTTCGGCGAGAACACGACCGACTGGGGCGCCGTCATGGCCGCCTCGACCCTCATCACGCTGCCCGTGATCGTCTTCTTCGTCCTCGTGCAGCGCAACCTGTCCTCCGGCCTGACTGCTGGGTCGGTGAAGGGATGA
- a CDS encoding glycoside hydrolase family 3 N-terminal domain-containing protein, which translates to MTTVHHDALRAVNGVLLPGFTGTDAPDWLLAACEEGLVGVIYFAYNTPDVATTARLSARLHEVSPDLLIAIDEEGGDVSRLEAVTGSSIPGAAALGAVDDEDLTERVALALGRLIAATGVDLDLAPVLDVNSRTENPVVGVRAFGATPGLVSRHGAAFVQGLHRAGVGACGKHFPGHGATDVDSHLSLPVVDDSLATIRERDLPPFLRAFEPDVDLDSIMTAHLLVPAIGPRPVSLEPAAAALARELGFEGPIITDALDMGAVTGGDGIGEVAVQAIEGGADLLCLGTTVGRDDEALFRQAQTALLAAVEEGRVTIERLHESAARTARTVRRVRELQTAAGATCGPVEATAALEALAVVGQEAAERAVRVHGPATHLDPSGPAPDVVDLRQRFDHAAGRTAQHVQTALVAAFPDTALHAFSDPAGWEGVLVAVSARQADGPARPLVVITREPVPGSREAGMLDALRAARPDLVAVHTGFPDAVPAWFGDRTTVVVACGTGRANACAAVGRLTALTSEVPR; encoded by the coding sequence ATGACCACCGTGCACCACGACGCGCTGCGCGCCGTCAACGGCGTCCTGCTCCCCGGTTTCACGGGGACGGACGCCCCGGACTGGCTCCTCGCGGCCTGCGAGGAGGGCCTCGTGGGCGTGATCTACTTCGCGTACAACACGCCCGACGTCGCCACGACCGCCCGCCTCTCGGCCCGCCTGCACGAGGTCTCGCCCGACCTGCTGATCGCGATCGACGAGGAGGGCGGGGACGTCAGCCGCCTCGAGGCGGTCACGGGGTCGAGCATCCCGGGGGCCGCTGCCCTCGGGGCGGTCGACGACGAGGACCTCACCGAGCGGGTCGCGCTCGCCCTCGGGCGGCTGATCGCGGCGACCGGGGTGGACCTCGACCTGGCACCCGTGCTCGACGTGAACTCCCGCACCGAGAACCCCGTCGTGGGGGTCCGTGCGTTCGGCGCGACGCCCGGGCTGGTGTCCCGGCACGGCGCCGCGTTCGTGCAGGGCCTGCACCGCGCGGGCGTCGGGGCGTGCGGCAAGCACTTCCCGGGGCACGGCGCGACCGACGTGGACTCCCACCTGTCGCTGCCCGTGGTCGACGACTCGCTCGCCACGATCCGCGAGCGCGACCTGCCGCCGTTCCTGCGGGCCTTCGAGCCCGACGTCGACCTCGACTCGATCATGACCGCGCACCTGCTGGTCCCCGCGATCGGACCGCGACCCGTCTCGCTCGAGCCCGCCGCCGCAGCCCTGGCGCGCGAGCTCGGCTTCGAGGGCCCCATCATCACCGACGCGCTCGACATGGGCGCGGTCACGGGCGGTGACGGGATCGGCGAGGTCGCCGTCCAGGCCATCGAGGGCGGCGCGGACCTGCTGTGCCTCGGCACGACGGTCGGCCGCGACGACGAGGCGCTGTTCCGCCAGGCGCAGACCGCGCTCCTCGCCGCGGTCGAGGAGGGCCGGGTCACGATCGAGCGCCTCCACGAGTCCGCGGCCCGCACCGCGCGCACGGTGCGCCGGGTACGCGAGCTCCAGACCGCCGCGGGGGCGACCTGCGGTCCCGTCGAGGCGACGGCCGCGCTCGAGGCGCTCGCCGTCGTCGGGCAGGAGGCCGCCGAGCGGGCCGTGCGCGTCCACGGTCCCGCCACGCACCTCGACCCGTCCGGCCCCGCGCCCGACGTCGTCGACCTGCGCCAGCGGTTCGACCACGCCGCCGGGCGCACCGCCCAGCACGTCCAGACCGCGCTCGTCGCGGCCTTCCCGGACACGGCCCTCCACGCCTTCTCCGACCCGGCCGGGTGGGAGGGCGTGCTCGTCGCGGTCTCGGCGCGGCAGGCGGACGGCCCCGCTCGACCGCTCGTCGTCATCACGCGCGAGCCCGTCCCGGGCAGCCGCGAGGCCGGCATGCTCGACGCCCTGCGCGCCGCCCGGCCCGACCTCGTCGCGGTCCACACCGGCTTCCCCGACGCCGTCCCCGCCTGGTTCGGCGACCGGACCACCGTCGTCGTCGCCTGCGGCACCGGACGCGCGAACGCGTGCGCCGCCGTCGGACGGCTGACCGCGCTCACCTCGGAGGTACCCCGATGA
- a CDS encoding anhydro-N-acetylmuramic acid kinase yields the protein MIVLGLSSGTSVDAIDAAAADFHLGPDGVLRMRPLGHTEYEWPAALRERILKALPPAAVDMGEVTQLDTLIGQEFGKTGRQAIDDVAGGDVDLVASHGQTLYHWVVGARAHGSLQLGNAAWIAERTKRPVISDFRVADIAAGGQGAPLVSVLDALWLGRDPQSPDGAPAGLSAALNIGGIANVTLVGEVEAPVTGWDTGPGNCLIDLAAHELTGEPFDRDGALGAAGTVDQAALRALLDDPYFAARAPKSTGRELFDATYVPRKLASVRPDLTGPDLVATLTELTAVTIAEGLLSVAQAVPADRRPGGDATAEPQREVRRVVVSGGGAHNPTLLARLRAYLPGGCELLTADQLGMPIDAKEAYLFALLGFLSAHGVAGTAKGAQRRRSTGARRAAVLGSLTPPTPLVWPAFTGPIRRLVLANTPFGLVPMPKGTHR from the coding sequence ATGATCGTCCTCGGCCTGTCCTCCGGCACGTCGGTCGACGCGATCGACGCGGCCGCCGCCGACTTCCACCTCGGCCCCGACGGGGTCCTGCGCATGCGGCCCCTCGGGCACACCGAGTACGAGTGGCCTGCCGCGCTGCGCGAACGCATCCTCAAGGCGCTGCCGCCCGCCGCGGTCGACATGGGCGAGGTCACGCAGCTCGACACGCTCATCGGGCAGGAGTTCGGCAAGACCGGACGCCAGGCCATCGACGACGTCGCCGGCGGTGACGTCGACCTGGTCGCCTCGCACGGGCAGACGCTGTACCACTGGGTCGTCGGCGCCCGCGCGCACGGCAGCCTCCAGCTCGGCAACGCCGCCTGGATCGCCGAGCGCACCAAGCGGCCCGTCATCAGCGACTTCCGCGTCGCCGACATCGCCGCGGGCGGCCAGGGCGCGCCCCTCGTGAGCGTCCTCGACGCGCTGTGGCTCGGCCGCGACCCGCAGTCGCCCGACGGCGCGCCGGCCGGGCTGAGCGCGGCGCTCAACATCGGCGGGATCGCGAACGTCACGCTCGTCGGCGAGGTCGAGGCGCCCGTGACCGGGTGGGACACCGGGCCCGGCAACTGCCTCATCGACCTGGCGGCCCACGAACTCACGGGTGAGCCGTTCGACCGCGACGGCGCCCTGGGCGCCGCCGGGACCGTGGACCAGGCCGCGCTGCGTGCCCTGCTCGACGACCCGTACTTCGCGGCCAGGGCCCCCAAGTCGACCGGCCGCGAGCTGTTCGACGCGACCTACGTGCCGCGCAAGCTCGCGTCCGTGCGCCCCGACCTCACGGGTCCCGACCTCGTCGCGACCCTCACCGAGCTCACCGCGGTCACCATCGCCGAGGGACTGCTCAGCGTGGCCCAGGCCGTCCCCGCCGACCGGCGCCCCGGGGGAGACGCCACCGCCGAACCCCAGCGGGAGGTGCGCCGCGTCGTCGTCTCTGGCGGCGGCGCGCACAACCCGACGCTGCTCGCGCGCCTGCGCGCCTACCTGCCGGGCGGCTGCGAGCTCCTCACGGCCGACCAGCTCGGCATGCCGATCGACGCCAAGGAGGCGTACCTCTTCGCGCTCCTCGGCTTCCTGTCGGCGCACGGCGTCGCAGGGACCGCCAAGGGGGCCCAGCGCCGGCGGTCGACCGGGGCGCGCCGCGCCGCCGTCCTGGGCTCGCTGACCCCACCCACCCCGCTCGTCTGGCCCGCGTTCACCGGGCCCATCCGCCGGCTCGTGCTGGCCAACACCCCGTTCGGGCTCGTCCCGATGCCGAAGGGAACGCACCGATGA
- a CDS encoding N-acetylmuramic acid 6-phosphate etherase, translating into MTETRPATDAGPAGLTSADEDWQDVLRLASPTEERNPRTTDIDLLPTAEVVRRITDEDAGVADAVRAQADHITAAVDLAVAALRGGGKVHYFGSGTSGRLGVLDAVELLPTYGVGDEWFEAHLAGGAGAMMLAVEGAEDDVELGRRDADGVRAGDLVVGLAASGRTPYVGGAFDVAAERGAATVLVSANPQARLASRVDVAILLDTGPEVVTGSTRMKAATAQKLVLNTFSTATMIRLGKTYSNLMIDVRPTNQKLRARIVRMLVQATGLGTDECEQVLARAGGEIHVALVMLLAGVGVDEAREALRGAGAPGVRRALELLGA; encoded by the coding sequence ATGACCGAGACCCGCCCCGCGACGGACGCCGGACCGGCAGGACTCACCTCCGCCGACGAGGACTGGCAGGACGTGCTCCGGCTCGCCTCCCCGACCGAGGAGCGCAACCCGCGCACCACGGACATCGACCTGCTCCCCACGGCTGAGGTCGTGCGCCGCATCACCGACGAGGACGCGGGGGTCGCCGACGCCGTGCGCGCCCAGGCCGACCACATCACCGCGGCCGTCGACCTGGCCGTGGCCGCGCTGCGCGGCGGCGGCAAGGTCCACTACTTCGGGTCCGGCACGTCGGGACGCCTCGGCGTCCTCGACGCGGTCGAGCTGCTGCCCACGTACGGCGTGGGCGACGAGTGGTTCGAGGCGCACCTCGCAGGCGGCGCCGGCGCCATGATGCTCGCGGTCGAAGGGGCCGAGGACGACGTCGAGCTCGGACGCCGCGACGCCGACGGCGTGCGAGCGGGCGACCTGGTCGTGGGGCTCGCGGCCAGCGGCCGCACCCCCTACGTGGGTGGGGCGTTCGACGTCGCCGCCGAGCGAGGCGCCGCGACCGTGCTCGTGAGCGCCAACCCGCAGGCGCGCCTCGCCTCGCGCGTCGATGTCGCGATCCTCCTCGACACGGGCCCCGAGGTCGTGACGGGCTCGACCCGCATGAAGGCCGCCACGGCGCAGAAGCTCGTGCTCAACACCTTCTCGACCGCGACCATGATCCGGCTCGGCAAGACGTACTCGAACCTCATGATCGACGTGCGCCCGACCAACCAGAAGCTGCGCGCGCGCATCGTGCGCATGCTCGTCCAGGCCACGGGGCTCGGCACCGACGAGTGCGAGCAGGTCCTCGCACGGGCGGGCGGCGAGATCCACGTCGCGCTCGTGATGCTGCTCGCCGGCGTCGGGGTCGACGAGGCCCGCGAGGCCCTGCGCGGGGCCGGGGCACCCGGCGTGCGCCGCGCGCTCGAGCTGCTGGGGGCCTGA
- a CDS encoding YggS family pyridoxal phosphate-dependent enzyme, producing MPSPHDATLDPPSTIADRYAAVRARIDAAALAAGRTPEEVALLVATKTQGPAAIREVVAAGATLIGENRVQELVAKAPDLADLVADGGVRVHMIGHLQRNKVNQVLATATGVESVDSLALAEALASRCVREGRTLDVMVQVNVSGEESKAGTGPDDAAHLSRQVAALEGLRLTGFMTIGAHSPDTALVRAGFERLRAIRDEVLASGAPGTGEARELSMGMSGDLEAAIAEGATIVRVGTAVFGARAGTARDGTAPAG from the coding sequence GTGCCCTCCCCTCATGACGCCACCCTCGACCCACCCTCGACCATCGCCGACCGCTACGCCGCGGTGCGTGCGCGCATCGATGCCGCAGCGCTCGCCGCGGGCCGCACTCCGGAAGAGGTGGCGCTCCTCGTCGCGACCAAGACGCAAGGTCCCGCGGCGATCCGCGAGGTCGTCGCGGCGGGCGCGACGCTGATCGGCGAGAACCGCGTCCAGGAGCTCGTCGCCAAGGCGCCCGACCTCGCCGACCTGGTCGCGGACGGCGGGGTGCGCGTCCACATGATCGGGCACCTGCAGCGCAACAAGGTCAACCAGGTCCTGGCCACGGCCACGGGCGTCGAGTCCGTCGACTCGCTCGCGCTCGCCGAGGCGCTCGCGAGCCGCTGCGTGCGCGAGGGCCGCACGCTCGACGTCATGGTCCAGGTCAACGTGTCGGGCGAGGAGTCCAAGGCGGGGACGGGGCCCGACGACGCCGCGCACCTCTCCCGTCAGGTCGCCGCCCTGGAGGGTCTGCGCCTCACGGGGTTCATGACGATCGGGGCGCACTCCCCCGACACCGCGCTGGTGCGCGCCGGGTTCGAGCGGCTGCGCGCGATCCGCGACGAGGTGCTCGCGAGCGGGGCCCCGGGGACGGGTGAGGCGCGCGAGCTGTCGATGGGCATGAGCGGCGACCTGGAGGCGGCGATCGCCGAGGGGGCCACGATCGTGCGCGTGGGGACCGCGGTGTTCGGCGCGCGCGCCGGCACAGCGCGTGACGGCACCGCGCCCGCCGGCTGA
- a CDS encoding YccF domain-containing protein: MNAILNVIWLIFAGLWLALGYVLAGIICCVLIITIPFGIASFRIAGYALWPFGRTVVDKSTAGAFSTIGNVIWVIFAGLWLAIGHVVTSIPLFVSIIGIPLGIANLKMIPISLLPLGKQIVPTNARFGA, from the coding sequence ATGAACGCGATCCTGAACGTCATCTGGCTGATCTTCGCGGGCCTCTGGCTCGCGCTCGGCTACGTCCTGGCCGGCATCATCTGCTGCGTCCTCATCATCACCATCCCGTTCGGCATCGCGAGCTTCCGCATCGCCGGGTACGCGCTGTGGCCGTTCGGGCGGACCGTCGTCGACAAGTCCACGGCCGGTGCGTTCTCCACGATCGGCAACGTGATCTGGGTGATCTTCGCGGGGCTCTGGCTCGCGATCGGGCACGTGGTCACCTCGATCCCGCTGTTCGTCTCGATCATCGGGATCCCCCTGGGCATCGCGAACCTCAAGATGATCCCGATCTCCCTGCTCCCGCTCGGCAAGCAGATCGTGCCGACGAACGCGCGCTTCGGGGCCTGA
- a CDS encoding esterase/lipase family protein, giving the protein MDDARRSQVPYLGRALRRTWWRALDYACVLRWQVAGLLSRTGPDELRRPDHPVGPPVVLVPGVYESWRFLLPLATLLHDHGVAVHVLPELRDNRRPVADGAVLLARYLREQDLHDVVVVAHSKGGLIGKLAMVRQSPDGRIASMIAINTPFAGSVYARWFLAPAVRAFVPNDATIVALSAERAVNERITSVHSRWDPHIPAGSMLDGAQDVVLETPGHFRPLADPRLHALLIERIVAPQRS; this is encoded by the coding sequence ATGGACGACGCTCGGCGGAGCCAGGTGCCGTACCTCGGACGAGCGCTGCGACGCACGTGGTGGCGCGCGCTCGACTACGCCTGCGTGCTGCGCTGGCAGGTGGCCGGACTGCTGTCCCGCACGGGACCCGACGAGCTCCGCCGACCGGACCACCCGGTCGGGCCACCCGTCGTCCTCGTCCCCGGGGTGTACGAGTCCTGGCGCTTCCTCCTGCCGCTCGCCACGCTGCTCCACGACCACGGGGTCGCGGTCCACGTGCTCCCGGAGCTCCGGGACAACCGGAGACCCGTCGCCGACGGGGCCGTCCTCCTCGCGCGGTACCTCCGGGAGCAGGACCTGCACGACGTCGTCGTCGTCGCGCACAGCAAGGGCGGGCTCATCGGGAAGCTCGCCATGGTGCGCCAGAGTCCGGACGGCCGGATCGCGTCGATGATCGCGATCAACACGCCGTTCGCGGGCTCCGTCTACGCGCGCTGGTTCCTTGCCCCCGCGGTCCGTGCGTTCGTCCCGAACGACGCCACGATCGTCGCGCTGTCCGCCGAGCGGGCGGTCAACGAGCGCATCACGTCGGTGCACAGCCGCTGGGACCCGCACATCCCCGCCGGAAGCATGCTCGACGGCGCGCAGGACGTGGTGCTCGAGACCCCGGGGCACTTCCGACCGCTCGCCGACCCGAGGCTGCACGCTCTCCTGATCGAACGGATCGTCGCACCGCAGCGGTCCTGA
- a CDS encoding HAD family hydrolase — protein sequence MTAPARTVPAPAFRGVLLDWRGTLVVAPTYRWLVVTALVRLGRCTADADVERVLIALRGADSTRVDSSEIDTDVVEHRAAYADWFRSAGLDDELAATLYAVESDVSLNAFAQDVEPLLTGLAEAGVRVGVVSDVHVDLRPTFAAHLLPDGRSWADLVHTWALSYELGVAKPDPAIFRTALDGLGMSASDVLMVGDRAGWDGAAVDVGMTTLLLPALADPADERLHRVLDLVLPGHPRAERGSD from the coding sequence GTGACCGCGCCTGCGAGGACCGTGCCCGCTCCTGCGTTCCGGGGGGTCCTCCTCGACTGGCGGGGGACGCTCGTCGTCGCGCCGACCTACCGGTGGCTCGTCGTGACGGCGTTGGTACGGCTCGGTCGGTGCACCGCAGACGCTGACGTCGAACGGGTGCTGATCGCGTTGCGGGGCGCCGACAGCACGCGGGTCGACTCGTCGGAGATCGACACCGACGTCGTCGAGCATCGTGCGGCGTACGCGGACTGGTTCCGGTCGGCGGGGCTCGACGACGAGCTCGCCGCGACGCTCTACGCCGTCGAGTCGGACGTCTCGCTCAACGCGTTCGCGCAGGACGTCGAGCCCCTGCTGACCGGACTCGCCGAGGCCGGCGTGCGCGTCGGGGTGGTGAGCGACGTCCACGTCGACCTGCGACCGACGTTCGCAGCCCACCTGTTGCCCGACGGGCGCTCGTGGGCGGACCTCGTCCACACCTGGGCGCTCTCCTACGAGCTGGGGGTCGCGAAACCGGACCCGGCGATCTTCCGGACGGCTCTCGACGGACTCGGCATGTCCGCGTCCGACGTCCTGATGGTCGGGGACCGGGCCGGCTGGGACGGCGCAGCGGTCGACGTCGGCATGACGACCCTCCTGCTACCGGCGCTCGCGGACCCCGCGGACGAGCGGCTGCACCGGGTGCTGGACCTGGTGCTCCCGGGACATCCTCGCGCTGAGCGGGGGAGCGACTGA
- a CDS encoding alpha/beta fold hydrolase → MAANTAGWTEDTAEIDGHRVFYRRSPDVPDALPIVHVHGFGISGSSLLPTAEVLAARATNLVPDLPGHGRSERWDYTLGIPGLAHALIRILDALGLEKVVLVGNSMGCPVSLEIAHSAPERVDRMVLVSPAGGRHNQGLARAIGQLALDGPRESPRMARLAVPDYLRFGPVNTFNLFSELTRFPSLERIITSTVPTLAVVGSRDPLMPPPARVREVGRLAGDLTTVALIEGAAHAINFSHPGELAHVIGSWLDGVEIVDDPDSPGLTRVLQLPRG, encoded by the coding sequence ATGGCCGCGAACACCGCCGGATGGACCGAGGACACGGCGGAGATCGACGGGCACCGCGTGTTCTACCGGCGCAGTCCCGACGTCCCCGACGCCCTGCCGATCGTCCACGTGCACGGCTTCGGGATCTCCGGCTCGTCCCTCCTGCCCACGGCCGAGGTCCTGGCCGCACGGGCGACGAACCTCGTCCCCGACCTGCCGGGGCACGGCCGGAGCGAACGGTGGGACTACACCCTCGGCATCCCTGGGCTCGCGCACGCCCTGATCCGCATCCTCGACGCCCTGGGACTCGAGAAGGTCGTGCTGGTGGGCAACTCGATGGGCTGCCCGGTCAGCCTCGAGATCGCGCACAGCGCGCCGGAACGGGTGGACCGCATGGTGCTCGTGTCGCCCGCCGGGGGCCGCCACAACCAGGGGCTCGCACGCGCCATCGGCCAGCTCGCGCTCGACGGTCCTCGCGAGAGCCCGAGGATGGCACGCCTCGCGGTCCCGGACTACCTGCGGTTCGGGCCCGTCAACACGTTCAACCTGTTCAGCGAGCTCACCCGCTTCCCCTCGTTGGAGCGGATCATCACCTCGACGGTGCCGACGCTCGCCGTCGTCGGGAGCAGAGACCCGCTCATGCCACCACCTGCGCGGGTCCGGGAGGTCGGCCGACTGGCGGGGGACCTGACCACGGTCGCCCTCATCGAGGGTGCCGCGCACGCGATCAACTTCAGCCACCCGGGCGAGCTCGCGCACGTGATCGGGTCGTGGCTCGACGGCGTCGAGATCGTCGACGACCCGGACTCCCCCGGCCTGACGCGCGTCCTGCAGCTGCCGCGCGGCTAG